CGGCGCCGGGATGCGCACCTCGGTGATGATCTCGCCGGCCTCCAGCACCGTCTCGCGGGTGGGATCGTCCGCGGGGGCGACGTGGAGTTCCGCCACCGGGACCCGCCGGGTGCCGTCGGGACCGTCGATGATCACCGCGGCATCGAGGGCCATGAGGGCCGGTGCCAAATCCGAGGGATGGACGATGAAGCACTGGGCCCCGCCCAGGATGGCATGGTGCTGGTTCTCGCCGTTCACGGCGAAGCACCTGTAGCCGCCCTTGCGCAGGCAGGGGAAGTCGCCGCGGTAGTACCAGCAGCGGGGCTTCTGGCACAGGTTGCCGCCCACGGTGCCCTGATGGCGCAGCTGGGGGCTGGCCACGGCCGCGGCGGCCTGGGCGAGGCCCGGGTAGCGTCCGGCCACCATGGGGTTCTCGGCCAGGGCGGTGATGGTGGTCATGGCACCGATGGCGAGGCCGCCGTCCTTCCCCTCCCGCACTCCCGCGAGGCCCTCGATATCCGCCAGGCTCACCACCGTGTCCACGGCGTAGACGCCGTCCCGCAGGCAGCCCAGCAGATCGGTGCCGCCGGCATGGACAGCCGCCCCGTCGGCTGCGGCGCTGGAGATGGCAGCGGCCACGGAGCGCGGCCGC
Above is a window of Gammaproteobacteria bacterium DNA encoding:
- a CDS encoding FAD binding domain-containing protein; the protein is MTAPFAYVRPRSVAAAISSAAADGAAVHAGGTDLLGCLRDGVYAVDTVVSLADIEGLAGVREGKDGGLAIGAMTTITALAENPMVAGRYPGLAQAAAAVASPQLRHQGTVGGNLCQKPRCWYYRGDFPCLRKGGYRCFAVNGENQHHAILGGAQCFIVHPSDLAPALMALDAAVIIDGPDGTRRVPVAELHVAPADDPTRETVLEAGEIITEVRIPAPPPGLYNSYRKIRTRRSWDFAIAGCALALTLEDDTVGQARVVLAAAAPVPWRATAAEEALRGNPLDEAHIREAADVAMADAVPMTHNAYKVPLFKGMLMEELARARPR